From the Mangifera indica cultivar Alphonso chromosome 10, CATAS_Mindica_2.1, whole genome shotgun sequence genome, one window contains:
- the LOC123227509 gene encoding putative disease resistance protein RGA1 isoform X1, with product MAETIISVIAEKLLSKLIALTSNQVSLAWGVKNDVQELADTLTTIKAVLLDAEEKQIHNRSLRVWLEKLKEVCYDVEDILDDVEVEDLRKQVVNHQSITRKVRHFFSSSNPVAFRFALGYKIKEIKKRLAKIVADKNNFILFEKIDSTHVISWERETHSFEPVSNVIGRDKDKEMIIDFLLHPSDGHESCSVIPIVGIGGLGKTTLAKFVYDDKRVSDHFELKMWVCVSDEFFLKKLLIDIINSATGEKYIQKNIDQLQTILRDNIRDKKYLLVLDDIWNENYELWCDLRNLLTECVSGSKIIVTTRNDHVASIMGTVSTYKLKGLSLDQCLSVFVKHAFKEGQEKQHPNLIEIGKEIVKKCEGVPLAIRALGSLLHSSTSEQDWINVRDNEIWKLGQKDNSILHALKISYNHLSSPLKQCFVFCSIFPKDFTFYNYNLIQFWMANGLLEAHNENEDLENIGMQYIKELMWRSFFQDIEEFGNGVYSFKIHDLMHDVATSLFQNEGLIVKGSNQIIAKTSHRHLSYHLDASQVEARNFLPNLGNLRSIMFFPSIGENMPVSQSFLKLIVSRFQFLQSLNLRHLNIEAVPKRIGNLKHLRYLNLAFNWKLKKLPSSIYKLQSLQFLSLYDCEKLEELTTDVKHLISLRFLALTTVQKHLPNNGIGCLNSLRFLWIYKCSKLEYLCEDIGRLRVIRRLWIYKCPSLISLPHGVRSLSSLEELRLVDCVRLNLDLSAGSDEQHNHDELNSTRPPLRFLQIDNFPKLVKLPQ from the coding sequence atGGCAGAAACAATTATCTCTGTTATTGCTGAAAAACTTTTGAGTAAGTTGATAGCCCTTACTTCCAATCAAGTCTCCTTGGCATGGGGTGTCAAGAATGATGTACAAGAGCTTGCTGACACCTTAACTACTATCAAAGCTGTTCTCTTAGATGCTGAGGAGAAACAGATTCACAATCGGAGCTTGAGAGTTTGGTTGGAAAAGCTGAAGGAGGTTTGCTATGATGTAGAAGATATTTTAGATGATGTTGAGGTGGAAGATCTACGTAAGCAAGTGGTGAATCATCAGAGCATTACAAGAAAGGTGCGCcactttttttcatcttcaaatccAGTTGCTTTCCGTTTTGCATTGGGGTATAAAATTAAGGAGATTAAAAAGAGGTTAGCAAAAATAGTAGCTgataagaataattttattctctttgAGAAAATTGATAGCACCCATGTTATTAGTTGGGAGAGGGAAACACACTCTTTTGAGCCTGTTTCAAATGTTATTGGTAGAGACAAAGATAAAGAGATGATTATTGACTTCTTATTGCATCCAAGTGATGGTCATGAAAGTTGTTCAGTCATTCCTATTGTTGGGATAGGAGGTCTGGGAAAAACCACACTTGCAAAATTTGTGTATGATGATAAAAGGGTGAGTGATCATTTTGAGTTGAAAATGTGGGTTTGTGTGTCGGAtgaattttttctaaaaaagcTTTTGATTGACATCATCAATTCTGCAACTGGGGAAAAATATATTCAGAAGAATATAGACCAATTGCAAACAATCCTACGtgataatataagagataaaaaatatttgttggtcttggatgatatttggaatgaaaactatgagttatggtgtgatttaagaaatttactAACAGAGTGTGTTAGTGGAAGTAAAATCATAGTAACTACTCGTAATGATCATGTTGCCTCAATTATGGGAACTGTATCTACATACAAGTTAAAAGGTCTTTCTCTTGATCAATGTTTGTCAGTGTTTGTTAAACATGCATTTAAAGAAGGTCAAGAAAAACAACATCCCAACCTTATAGAGattggaaaagaaattgtaaaaaaatgtgAAGGTGTTCCGTTGGCAATTAGAGCCTTAGGAAGTCTTCTTCATTCCTCAACTTCTGAACAAGATTGGATAAATGTGAGGGATAATGAGATATGGAAGTTAGGTCAAAAGGATAATAGCATTTTACATGCtctaaaaataagttataatcaTTTGTCGTCTCCTTTGAaacaatgttttgtcttttGTTCTATATTTCCGAAAGACTTCACATTTTATAACTATAACTTGATTCAGTTTTGGATGGCCAATGGGCTTCTCGAAGCCcacaatgaaaatgaagatttggaaaatattggtatgcaatatataaaagaattaatgtgGAGATCtttttttcaagatattgaAGAGTTTGGTAATGGTGTCTACTCATTTAAAATACATGATCTAATGCATGATGTTGCCACATCATTGTTCCAAAACGAGGGCTTAATAGTGAAAGGGAGTAACCAAATTATTGCCAAAACTTCTCATCGACATTTATCATATCATTTGGATGCAAGTCAAGTAGAGGCTCGAAACTTTTTACCTAACCTGGGTAATTTAAGAAGCATTATGTTTTTTCCATCCATTGGAGAAAATATGCCTGTTAGCCAatcattcttaaaattaattgtctCAAGATTTCAGTTTTTACAATCATTAAATTTACGTCATTTAAATATTGAAGCAGTGCCTAAAAGAATTGGCAATTTGAAACATCTGAGATATTTGAATCTAGCATTTAactggaaattaaaaaaactccCAAGTTCTATTTACAAGCTACAAAGTTTGCAATTTTTATCGCTGTATGATTGCGAGAAACTAGAAGAGTTAACCACAGATGTTAAGCACTTAATTAGTCTCAGATTCTTAGCCTTAACCACAGTGCAAAAGCATCTACCAAATAATGGAATTGGCTGCTTGAATTCTCTTCGATTTTTATGGATTTACAAATGCAGCAAATTAGAATATTTGTGTGAAGATATTGGTCGCTTGAGAGTCATTCGAAGACTATGGATTTATAAATGTCCAAGTCTTATCTCATTACCACATGGTGTAAGAAGCCTAAGCTCATTAGAAGAACTTCGTTTGGTAGATTGTGTAAGGCTTAATCTTGATTTGAGCGCAGGATCAGATGAGCAACACAATCATGATGAACTCAATAGCACAAGGCCACCCCTTCGATTCcttcaaattgataattttccaAAATTGGTGAAATTGCCGCAATGA
- the LOC123227509 gene encoding disease resistance protein RGA2-like isoform X2, with protein MAETIISVIAEKLLSKLIALTSNQVSLAWGVKNDVQELADTLTTIKAVLLDAEEKQIHNRSLRVWLEKLKEVCYDVEDILDDVEVEDLRKQVVNHQSITRKDQMSNTIMMNSIAQGHPFDSFKLIIFQNW; from the exons atGGCAGAAACAATTATCTCTGTTATTGCTGAAAAACTTTTGAGTAAGTTGATAGCCCTTACTTCCAATCAAGTCTCCTTGGCATGGGGTGTCAAGAATGATGTACAAGAGCTTGCTGACACCTTAACTACTATCAAAGCTGTTCTCTTAGATGCTGAGGAGAAACAGATTCACAATCGGAGCTTGAGAGTTTGGTTGGAAAAGCTGAAGGAGGTTTGCTATGATGTAGAAGATATTTTAGATGATGTTGAGGTGGAAGATCTACGTAAGCAAGTGGTGAATCATCAGAGCATTACAAGAAAG GATCAGATGAGCAACACAATCATGATGAACTCAATAGCACAAGGCCACCCCTTCGATTCcttcaaattgataattttccaAAATTGGTGA
- the LOC123227509 gene encoding disease resistance protein RGA2-like isoform X3 has translation MAETIISVIAEKLLSKLIALTSNQVSLAWGVKNDVQELADTLTTIKAVLLDAEEKQIHNRSLRVWLEKLKEVCYDVEDILDDVEVEDLRKQVVNHQSITRKQIRIFV, from the exons atGGCAGAAACAATTATCTCTGTTATTGCTGAAAAACTTTTGAGTAAGTTGATAGCCCTTACTTCCAATCAAGTCTCCTTGGCATGGGGTGTCAAGAATGATGTACAAGAGCTTGCTGACACCTTAACTACTATCAAAGCTGTTCTCTTAGATGCTGAGGAGAAACAGATTCACAATCGGAGCTTGAGAGTTTGGTTGGAAAAGCTGAAGGAGGTTTGCTATGATGTAGAAGATATTTTAGATGATGTTGAGGTGGAAGATCTACGTAAGCAAGTGGTGAATCATCAGAGCATTACAAGAAAG CAAATTAGAATATTTGTGTGA